The Flavobacteriaceae bacterium 3519-10 genome includes a window with the following:
- a CDS encoding transcriptional regulator, AraC family → MEYPIRIFNAENIFEFIAVGRPHHPKTPAFLILKKGKLVFTEGLNSIELHENCVALIDSRRVYELQEISENPEILMIAFAREYTEKLPLKINRLNAFVYFRNELVRHFCLDPKPFSRMWNNAELLQSILESEDPSANREEIIRHLFSSAVYLFGDIISQNAVFSKEKVSRKQQITLQFLKDVGEHYLEEREVTWYAEKQFITSRHLTAILKQVTGQTAGQIIAAYVMKEAKALLSSTDKSIYEISSDLKFSDQYSFSHFFKKHGVESPAAYRRRFQN, encoded by the coding sequence TTGGAATACCCGATCCGGATCTTTAATGCTGAGAATATTTTTGAATTTATTGCAGTAGGCAGGCCGCATCATCCTAAAACACCGGCATTCCTGATTCTGAAAAAAGGAAAGCTCGTTTTTACAGAAGGTCTGAACAGCATTGAACTGCACGAAAACTGCGTCGCCCTGATTGATTCGCGGCGAGTTTACGAACTCCAGGAAATAAGCGAAAATCCGGAAATACTTATGATCGCCTTTGCGCGCGAATACACCGAAAAGCTTCCCCTCAAGATCAACCGGCTGAACGCCTTTGTCTATTTCCGGAACGAGCTGGTGCGTCATTTTTGTCTGGACCCAAAACCATTTTCGAGGATGTGGAACAACGCAGAACTTTTGCAGAGCATCCTTGAAAGTGAAGACCCTTCCGCCAACCGGGAGGAGATTATAAGGCATCTTTTCTCTTCCGCCGTGTATCTGTTTGGCGATATTATTTCTCAGAACGCTGTTTTTTCGAAAGAAAAAGTGTCGCGCAAACAGCAGATCACGCTGCAGTTTCTGAAAGACGTAGGCGAACACTATCTGGAAGAGCGCGAAGTGACCTGGTATGCTGAAAAGCAGTTTATTACTTCCAGACATCTTACGGCTATTTTAAAGCAGGTGACCGGCCAAACGGCCGGACAGATTATTGCGGCCTATGTAATGAAAGAAGCAAAAGCGCTGTTGTCGTCCACAGACAAGAGTATATACGAGATTTCTTCGGATCTTAAATTCAGCGACCAATATTCGTTCAGCCATTTTTTCAAAAAGCACGGCGTCGAAAGTCCAGCGGCCTACCGTAGGCGTTTCCAGAACTGA
- a CDS encoding Outer membrane protein, translating into MKLKTRTTLLLLSLFFFQVNAQTTERTLMLNEVVQMALENHTQLKLSSQNILIARQQTKTAELQKLPNITASANAFYLGDALILDKDLSKIATVGMPHFGNTYSLQASELIYKGGLVKKSIEVSELREQLAELDLEKDEQNIKFLVMSNYLDIQKIINQKNVFLNNRKLATERLENVKKFYKQGMVTRNEIIRGELLLKNLEQGILTLDNNRAALNYQLATAVGLSPDILIVPTASFSEAAADTGLGYYLDRAHQNHPVLKYAQTGIEMANKNIEIINTDKKPTIAAFGGYDMARPVTSSLPAQDFYTNTWQAGLSISYNIDNLYKTKEKEQIGKLQLSQARNALALQQENLDVQTNAAYLKWQEAIQQARLSKESEDLASENYRIIEAKYLNQLALQADMIDASNAKLEAELQYANSEINVQYQYYNLMKTTGTL; encoded by the coding sequence ATGAAACTGAAAACAAGAACGACTTTATTATTGCTGAGTCTGTTTTTTTTCCAGGTCAACGCGCAAACCACGGAACGCACTTTAATGCTGAACGAAGTGGTGCAGATGGCACTCGAAAATCATACGCAGCTTAAGCTTTCATCACAAAACATACTCATTGCCCGCCAGCAGACAAAAACTGCGGAACTGCAGAAGCTGCCCAACATTACCGCATCTGCAAACGCTTTTTATCTGGGCGACGCGCTGATCCTCGACAAAGACCTTTCTAAGATAGCGACCGTCGGCATGCCGCACTTTGGCAATACCTATAGCCTCCAGGCGTCGGAACTTATCTATAAAGGGGGGCTCGTAAAAAAATCGATTGAAGTTTCGGAACTGCGCGAACAGCTTGCCGAACTGGATCTTGAAAAAGATGAGCAGAATATAAAGTTTCTTGTGATGTCGAATTATCTCGATATTCAAAAGATCATTAACCAAAAAAATGTATTTCTGAATAACCGAAAACTCGCAACTGAACGTCTGGAGAACGTAAAGAAATTCTACAAGCAGGGCATGGTAACGAGAAATGAGATCATCCGTGGCGAGCTGCTGCTGAAGAATCTGGAGCAGGGAATTCTGACGCTGGACAATAACCGTGCTGCGTTAAACTATCAGCTGGCAACGGCTGTAGGTCTTTCGCCCGACATTCTTATTGTGCCTACTGCATCTTTCAGCGAAGCAGCGGCAGACACGGGACTGGGTTATTATTTAGACCGGGCTCATCAAAACCATCCGGTCTTAAAATATGCGCAAACCGGAATTGAAATGGCCAACAAAAATATTGAAATCATCAATACGGATAAGAAACCCACTATTGCGGCCTTCGGGGGCTACGATATGGCAAGGCCGGTTACAAGCTCCCTTCCGGCGCAGGATTTTTACACCAATACCTGGCAGGCAGGACTAAGCATCAGTTATAACATCGACAATCTTTATAAAACCAAAGAAAAAGAGCAGATAGGGAAACTGCAGCTCAGCCAGGCCAGGAACGCGCTTGCGCTGCAGCAGGAAAACCTAGATGTGCAGACCAACGCGGCTTATCTTAAATGGCAGGAAGCTATACAGCAGGCACGCCTAAGCAAGGAAAGTGAGGATCTTGCCAGTGAAAACTACAGGATCATTGAAGCCAAATACCTCAACCAACTCGCGCTGCAGGCCGACATGATTGATGCAAGCAATGCCAAACTTGAAGCCGAGCTTCAGTACGCCAACAGCGAGATCAACGTGCAGTACCAGTATTATAACCTTATGAAAACAACAGGAACTTTATAA
- a CDS encoding tRNA (5-methylaminomethyl-2-thiouridylate)-methyltransferase produces the protein MIKGQLVEIPATSALYHSPRPDQMTRPDVLRGLSPHHRYSLFDGFLVGEHRGTSTFQLGQRKRIGVGGKSAPLYVIGIDDAENRVFVGHGDDHPGLLSKVLCFKASQFHLVQNPSFNQNLSEEATPVDVVFSDGKRAEANIYCFGSELFLEFKKPVPIRFSASNISVFKEDTLIANIF, from the coding sequence ATGATTAAAGGACAGCTTGTTGAGATTCCCGCCACTTCCGCACTTTACCACAGTCCGAGGCCTGATCAGATGACCAGACCTGACGTGCTGCGCGGGCTTTCACCTCACCACAGATACTCACTTTTCGATGGTTTTCTGGTTGGCGAACACCGCGGAACATCCACTTTTCAACTCGGGCAGCGGAAACGTATCGGCGTTGGCGGAAAAAGCGCTCCGCTTTACGTGATCGGAATCGATGACGCCGAAAACCGCGTCTTCGTGGGCCACGGAGATGATCATCCGGGACTGCTCAGCAAAGTGCTGTGCTTTAAAGCCTCACAATTCCATCTGGTTCAGAATCCATCATTCAATCAAAATCTTTCAGAAGAAGCTACACCCGTTGACGTTGTGTTTTCGGATGGGAAAAGGGCTGAAGCAAACATTTATTGTTTTGGCAGCGAACTTTTTCTCGAATTTAAAAAACCTGTTCCCATCCGTTTTTCAGCGTCTAACATCAGTGTATTTAAAGAAGATACGCTTATTGCAAACATATTTTAA
- a CDS encoding putative multidrug resistance protein, protein MSEQTPENENIIQPESEVKVSHKKHDQKPQPPTKKPNKKSNKVKTTVINLLVFAIAAGGFYWLVKHYFHLNDDNFTNSAQVEEFINPVNTRVAGYIKEIKYSEHEAVKKGDTLVILDDRELRTQLAQAEAAWQNALASREVTSSSVNTVSNNVNVANANIAGAKARLWNAEQNMNRYKNLLASEAVTRQQYDQVKTEYDATRAAYETLLSQKNSANLATGETRSRLGVNDAEIKRTSAMLDMARINLSYAVITAPYDGVMGRRLINEGQLVQPGQQLGTIVLNGQKWITANFLESQMPRVKIGEKMNITVDALDGKKFIGTVAAISAATGSKYSNVPVDNSTGNFVKVQQRIPVRIEFTADNKKEDLAQLRAGMNVSVTLNKPE, encoded by the coding sequence ATGTCAGAACAAACTCCCGAAAACGAAAATATCATCCAGCCCGAATCCGAAGTAAAGGTTTCACACAAAAAACACGACCAAAAACCGCAGCCGCCCACGAAAAAGCCTAACAAAAAAAGCAATAAAGTAAAAACAACGGTGATCAATCTGCTCGTTTTTGCCATTGCGGCGGGCGGTTTCTATTGGCTGGTGAAACACTATTTTCACCTGAACGACGATAACTTTACCAACTCCGCGCAGGTAGAAGAATTCATCAATCCGGTAAACACACGCGTTGCAGGATATATTAAAGAAATAAAATACAGTGAGCATGAGGCTGTGAAAAAAGGGGACACGCTTGTAATTCTGGATGACCGCGAACTCCGCACCCAGCTGGCACAGGCAGAAGCAGCATGGCAGAACGCGCTGGCTTCCCGGGAAGTTACATCGTCTTCGGTAAATACAGTTTCAAATAACGTGAACGTAGCCAATGCGAACATCGCCGGAGCCAAAGCCCGGTTATGGAATGCGGAACAGAACATGAACCGCTACAAAAACCTGCTGGCTTCAGAAGCAGTTACCCGCCAGCAATATGATCAGGTAAAGACTGAATACGATGCCACCAGAGCGGCGTATGAAACCCTGCTGAGCCAGAAAAACTCAGCAAATCTCGCCACCGGCGAGACCCGAAGCCGCCTTGGAGTGAATGATGCCGAGATCAAACGCACTTCCGCAATGCTTGATATGGCCAGAATCAACCTTTCGTACGCTGTGATCACCGCACCTTACGACGGCGTGATGGGCAGAAGGCTGATCAACGAAGGGCAACTTGTGCAGCCCGGGCAACAGCTTGGCACTATCGTGCTGAACGGCCAGAAATGGATTACCGCTAACTTCCTCGAAAGCCAGATGCCGCGCGTAAAAATCGGCGAAAAGATGAATATTACGGTAGATGCTTTAGACGGTAAGAAATTCATCGGTACAGTGGCGGCTATCTCGGCTGCTACAGGATCGAAATATTCAAATGTTCCGGTTGATAATTCCACAGGTAACTTTGTTAAAGTACAGCAGCGGATTCCGGTTAGGATTGAATTTACCGCAGATAATAAAAAGGAAGATTTGGCTCAGCTTCGTGCCGGGATGAATGTGAGCGTGACTTTAAATAAACCGGAATAA
- a CDS encoding outer membrane protein yields MKNSVLVLMCAATLMACKKNETTSTESNTDSSMMTVPADSVMAVDSTTMSGMGDNQTGNLSEQDKMFANEAAKGGMTEAMLGQLGADNGTNAKVKSHGQMMVSDHTKANQELKSWAASAGYSLPATPDAAQQKIAEDLRAKKGAEFDRAYTDIMVSEHEKAINLFRKQSTDGSDAALKAFATKTLPTLEQHLQHTKEARDAVK; encoded by the coding sequence ATGAAAAATTCAGTTTTAGTCCTAATGTGTGCAGCCACGTTAATGGCTTGCAAAAAGAACGAAACCACATCTACAGAAAGTAATACCGACAGTTCGATGATGACAGTTCCCGCCGACAGTGTGATGGCAGTGGATTCTACCACAATGTCGGGAATGGGCGATAACCAAACCGGTAACCTCAGCGAGCAGGATAAGATGTTTGCGAATGAGGCTGCAAAAGGCGGTATGACCGAAGCGATGCTGGGCCAGCTCGGTGCCGATAACGGAACCAATGCAAAAGTGAAATCGCATGGACAGATGATGGTGAGCGATCATACAAAAGCCAATCAAGAGCTGAAATCGTGGGCCGCGAGTGCTGGCTACAGCTTACCGGCGACTCCCGATGCCGCTCAACAGAAAATCGCTGAGGATTTAAGGGCCAAAAAAGGTGCGGAATTCGACAGAGCTTACACCGATATAATGGTCAGCGAGCATGAGAAAGCCATTAATTTATTTAGGAAACAATCCACGGATGGCAGTGATGCAGCGCTCAAGGCTTTTGCAACGAAGACACTGCCCACATTAGAGCAACACCTTCAGCACACCAAAGAAGCACGTGATGCGGTAAAATAA
- a CDS encoding putative transport protein — MSDYNKGLFKSWVPKPVQLLLILIFTILIMSLNPVNSGNISMMVGDLGIVPDYLMMANFASFIGMATAMPLVLRVKMRFRTKEIMVTSLSVSALLSFVIGTTNVPEIIIASSFIMGFFKMFMMMEFILPLMFILSPDGKRGRFYAIFYPFSIVTGNVAGYYLSKLAYHTTWQYPHFLTAGVCLILLMTAVIFQHNQRFARKMPFSQIDWLSMTFFAATFLCMAYFLSFGKTLNWFEAPAIRVSFWGTLISFVLLALRQLTLKRRYISFGIFTRSNVQSGLLMLLFTGVFLGASSLQSSFAVGVLGYDMVTNASLNIMMVPGVILAGVIAFYWFKAERSLKMFIFSGIAAFFLNSVMMYFMMVPELSYESWLLPMVLKGYGLSALFIAVWFYTLDKLEMESMLQAMGLILVFRSFVATAVFASFFSWLQYQFQWESVNNLAVYLDGNLMSAQSALSGYKSIQLNAILSANKKVYGLICIAAIGMMIYVLQHHFGRLRFSRFRWTKARFTGALRDRRAGKIKILRERVEEVEDAAGAAF, encoded by the coding sequence ATGTCGGATTACAACAAGGGGCTGTTTAAAAGTTGGGTGCCAAAACCGGTGCAGCTCTTACTTATTCTGATATTCACCATTCTGATTATGTCGCTGAATCCGGTGAACAGCGGGAATATCAGTATGATGGTCGGCGATCTCGGCATCGTGCCCGATTATCTGATGATGGCCAATTTTGCTTCTTTTATCGGAATGGCCACCGCCATGCCGCTTGTGCTGAGGGTAAAGATGAGATTCCGGACTAAAGAAATCATGGTAACTTCACTTTCCGTATCGGCACTACTGTCTTTCGTGATCGGTACAACCAATGTTCCCGAGATCATTATTGCTTCATCATTTATCATGGGATTTTTCAAGATGTTCATGATGATGGAGTTTATCCTGCCCTTAATGTTCATTCTAAGTCCGGATGGCAAACGGGGGCGTTTTTACGCTATATTTTATCCTTTTTCGATCGTGACGGGAAATGTTGCCGGCTACTACCTTTCCAAATTAGCTTACCATACCACCTGGCAGTATCCGCACTTCCTAACGGCAGGGGTTTGTCTTATACTTTTAATGACTGCGGTGATCTTCCAGCACAATCAGCGTTTTGCACGCAAGATGCCCTTCTCGCAGATCGACTGGCTGAGTATGACCTTTTTTGCCGCTACATTTCTCTGTATGGCGTACTTTCTTTCGTTCGGCAAAACGCTCAACTGGTTCGAGGCGCCAGCCATCCGCGTTTCATTTTGGGGTACGCTCATCAGTTTTGTGCTGCTTGCGCTGCGGCAGCTTACCCTTAAGCGAAGATATATCTCATTTGGCATCTTCACCAGAAGCAATGTGCAGAGCGGTTTGCTGATGCTTTTATTTACGGGTGTATTCCTTGGTGCGAGTTCGCTCCAGAGTTCATTTGCCGTGGGAGTTTTGGGCTACGACATGGTCACCAATGCATCTCTTAATATAATGATGGTTCCCGGCGTGATTTTGGCCGGAGTAATTGCCTTCTATTGGTTTAAGGCAGAGCGGTCGCTGAAAATGTTTATTTTTTCAGGTATTGCAGCCTTTTTCCTCAACAGCGTGATGATGTATTTTATGATGGTGCCTGAACTCAGTTATGAAAGCTGGCTGCTGCCGATGGTACTGAAAGGTTACGGCCTTAGTGCGCTGTTCATCGCCGTATGGTTTTATACGCTCGATAAACTCGAAATGGAATCGATGCTTCAGGCTATGGGACTCATCCTCGTATTCCGGAGTTTTGTGGCGACGGCCGTATTTGCATCGTTCTTTTCGTGGCTGCAGTATCAGTTCCAGTGGGAGAGTGTGAATAACCTTGCGGTTTACCTCGACGGGAATTTAATGTCGGCACAGTCGGCTTTATCGGGTTACAAAAGTATACAGCTTAACGCGATCCTCTCCGCCAACAAAAAGGTGTACGGCCTGATCTGCATTGCGGCCATCGGGATGATGATCTATGTACTTCAGCATCATTTCGGAAGACTGAGATTCTCGAGGTTCCGCTGGACAAAAGCCAGATTTACCGGCGCTCTGCGCGATAGAAGGGCAGGCAAAATAAAAATTCTGCGCGAAAGGGTGGAAGAAGTAGAAGACGCGGCGGGCGCAGCATTCTGA